A region of Mesorhizobium sp. AR02 DNA encodes the following proteins:
- the htpG gene encoding molecular chaperone HtpG: MTTDTKATETRAFEADVSRLLHMMVHSVYSDKDVFLRELISNAADACEKLRFEAVSHPELLGDDPKPRISISADADNKEIIVEDNGIGMSRDDMAEALGTIARSGTRAFIERAGAGTEDTQLIGQFGVGFYSAFMVADRVDVISRLAGSEEAWRWSSDGKGSYEIAPAPLEAAPRRGTRVVLHLMDDAVSYTGSYRLEQLAKSQSGHVPVPITLIEKPGAEARDIADGTALWVRPKSEIKPEEYTDFYRSVAGQYDEPAATIHFRAEGRQEYSVLAFVPGSRPFDLFDQDRKGRMKLYVRRVFITDEADLLPRYLRFVRGLVDSADLPLNVSREMIQESPLLASIRKGLTNRVLGDLVKLAESDAEAYANIWGNFGVVLKEGLYEDHERREQLLKLARFHSTTSGEGWRGLADYVAAMKEGQKAIFFMAGDDRARLEASPQLEGFKARGIEVLLLTDPVDSFWVTMAPDFDGKPFKSVTQGVAELSDIPLLDDAKKPETVATPEVDGFLAFVKAALGDAVSDVKASDRLTESAVCLVAPEHGPDRQFERLMNAAGRLDKAAKPILEINPRHERVLALAGLGEEDQAFKDDAAHLLYDEARVLDGDKPADARAFSQRLARLIARGISKG, encoded by the coding sequence GGTGCATTCGGTCTATTCCGACAAGGACGTCTTCCTGCGCGAGCTGATTTCCAACGCCGCCGATGCTTGCGAAAAGCTGCGCTTCGAGGCCGTCAGCCATCCCGAATTGCTGGGCGACGACCCCAAGCCGCGCATCTCGATTTCGGCTGATGCGGACAACAAAGAGATCATCGTCGAGGACAACGGCATCGGCATGAGCCGCGACGACATGGCCGAGGCGCTGGGCACGATCGCCCGTTCGGGCACGCGCGCCTTCATCGAGCGCGCCGGTGCAGGCACAGAAGACACGCAGCTCATCGGCCAGTTCGGCGTCGGCTTCTACTCCGCCTTCATGGTCGCCGACAGGGTTGACGTCATCAGCCGCCTGGCCGGAAGCGAAGAGGCCTGGCGCTGGTCCTCCGACGGCAAGGGTTCCTACGAGATCGCGCCCGCCCCGCTCGAAGCCGCACCGCGGCGCGGCACCCGCGTCGTGCTGCATCTCATGGACGACGCCGTCTCCTACACCGGATCCTACCGGCTCGAGCAACTGGCCAAGTCGCAGTCGGGCCATGTGCCGGTGCCGATCACGCTCATCGAAAAACCCGGCGCCGAGGCGCGCGACATTGCCGACGGCACGGCACTTTGGGTCCGGCCGAAGAGCGAGATCAAGCCCGAGGAATACACCGACTTCTACCGTAGCGTCGCCGGCCAGTATGATGAACCCGCCGCCACCATCCATTTCCGCGCCGAGGGCCGGCAGGAATACTCCGTGCTTGCCTTCGTGCCCGGCTCACGTCCGTTCGATCTGTTCGACCAGGACCGCAAGGGCCGCATGAAGCTCTATGTGCGCCGAGTCTTCATCACCGACGAGGCCGACCTTCTGCCGCGCTATTTGCGCTTCGTGCGCGGGCTGGTCGATTCCGCCGACCTGCCGCTCAACGTCTCGCGCGAAATGATCCAGGAAAGCCCGCTGCTGGCCTCGATCCGCAAGGGCCTGACCAACCGCGTGCTTGGCGACCTCGTCAAGCTGGCGGAAAGCGATGCCGAGGCCTATGCGAATATCTGGGGCAATTTCGGCGTCGTCCTCAAGGAAGGGCTCTACGAGGACCATGAGCGGCGCGAGCAATTGCTGAAGCTCGCCCGCTTCCACTCGACCACATCAGGTGAAGGCTGGCGCGGCCTCGCCGACTATGTCGCCGCGATGAAGGAGGGCCAGAAGGCGATCTTCTTCATGGCCGGCGACGACCGCGCCCGGCTCGAAGCCTCGCCGCAGCTCGAAGGTTTCAAGGCGCGCGGCATCGAGGTACTGCTCTTGACCGACCCGGTCGACAGTTTCTGGGTGACAATGGCGCCGGACTTCGACGGCAAGCCGTTCAAATCGGTCACGCAAGGCGTGGCCGAACTGTCTGACATCCCGCTGCTCGACGACGCCAAGAAGCCGGAGACGGTGGCGACGCCTGAGGTCGACGGTTTCCTGGCTTTCGTCAAGGCCGCACTCGGGGACGCCGTCTCGGACGTGAAGGCCTCCGACCGCCTGACCGAAAGTGCCGTCTGCCTGGTCGCACCCGAGCATGGTCCCGACCGGCAGTTCGAGCGGCTGATGAATGCCGCCGGCCGCCTCGACAAGGCAGCGAAGCCGATCCTCGAAATCAACCCGCGCCACGAACGCGTGCTGGCGCTGGCCGGCCTTGGCGAAGAGGACCAAGCCTTCAAGGATGACGCCGCCCACCTCCTCTACGACGAGGCGCGCGTGCTCGACGGCGACAAGCCGGCGGACGCCAGGGCGTTTTCGCAGCGTCTGGCCCGGCTGATCGCGCGCGGTATCTCGAAGGGCTGA